One genomic window of Medicago truncatula cultivar Jemalong A17 chromosome 1, MtrunA17r5.0-ANR, whole genome shotgun sequence includes the following:
- the LOC25482615 gene encoding anthranilate synthase beta subunit 1, chloroplastic, producing the protein MAATFISRISLLQPNPSLSLSPHQSPQLSSNLRFEAKRAKGVVLKASSGALNVNSKQGVSVEKSKSNDPIVVIDNYDSFTYNLCQYIGELGVHFEVYRNDELTVEELKRKNPRGVLISPGPGTPQDSGISLQTVFELGPTIPVFGVCMGLQCMGEAFGGKIIRAPSGVMHGKSSLVYYDEKGEDGLLAGLPNPFLAGRYHSLVIEKESFPDDELEVTAWTEDGLIMAARHKKYRHMQGVQFHPESIITPDGKTIVHNFVKLIEKKEAARS; encoded by the exons atgGCTGCCACATTCATTTCTCGAATCTCCCTTCTTCAACCAAAcccatctctctctctttcacctCATCAATCTCCTCAACTTTCCTCAA aTTTAAGGTTTGAGGCCAAAAGGGCAAAAGGGGTTGTGCTAAAAGCTTCTTCTGGTGCATTGAATGTGAATTCAAAGCAAGGTGTTTCAGTTGAAAAATCCAAATCCAATGATCCAATTGTTGTTATTGATAACTATGATAGCTTTACCTATAATCTCTGTcag TATATCGGGGAGTTAGGAGTTCACTTTGAGGTCTACCGAAATGACGAGCTAACGGTGGAGGAGTTGAAAAG AAAAAATCCGAGAGGAGTGCTGATATCACCTGGGCCAG GAACACCTCAAGATTCAGGCATATCTTTGCAAACAGTTTTCGAACTTGGACCAACTATACCTGTGTTTGGTGTATGCATGGGATTGCAGTGCATGGGAGAGGCTTTCGGCG GGAAAATTATTCGTGCTCCTTCTGGTGTGATGCATGGGAAAAGTTCTCTGGTTTATTATGACGAGAAAGGAGAAGATGGATTACTTGCTGGACTACCAaa TCCTTTCTTGGCTGGACGATATCACAGCCTTGTGATTGAAAAGGAGAGCTTTCCTGATGATGAACTTGAGGTAACGGCATGGACTGAAGATGGTCTCATAATGGCTGCTCGTCACAAGAAATATCGGCATATGCAG GGTGTTCAGTTTCATCCAGAGAGCATTATAACCCCTGACGGAAAGACGATTGTCCACAACTTTGTGAAGCTTATAGAGAAAAAGGAAGCTGCTCGTTCTTGA
- the LOC25482617 gene encoding RNA demethylase ALKBH10B, translated as MAMPMGNAVTPEIKHFPAVVTAGEMQYRPPPQQQQQHQQQWFVDERDGFMNWIRSEFAAANAIIDCLCQHLGVIGESGEYDHVVGAIQQRRVNWNQVLLMQQYFSVNEVAYALQQVAWRRQQRFVKPVVKEFRKGRQWQRFEGGNGKEGSNSSVENHRRGEGNFVVKGSQVVDKIEEVKSGGKIGNKDAKILDTSEEKKDAIKNHQSDGLLKSSGNSQGSLSSTECASNSGENDSHSMQNQQQNVSGSATGKTFISNEMFDGKMVNVVEGLKLYEDLFSSTEVSKLGSLVNDLRVAGRKGQFQGSPTYVVNKRPIRGHGREMIQLGVPIADVDNVTASFKDKNVESMPSLFQDIIERMAASQVMSVKPDACIVDFYNEGDHSTPNIWPSSFGRPVYTLFLTECDMTFGRTFVSEHFGDYKSNVKLSLGPGSLLVMQGKSADFAKHAIPSIHKQRILVTFAKSQPKKSLPIDAQGLASSATSHWSAAPNRSPNHISHRPLAPKHYSAVQVTGVLPAPSLHVAPNSMQPLFVPAPVATPIQFATPVPIPAGSTGWTVAPPRHPPPRVVVPGTGVFLPPGSANSSQHSQGTFTEVNLGVGIPTPTIKENGKSNHSNTNGSPKGKMNGNIERQECNGNAGATEVEQAIEEKGESNAETVASQ; from the exons ATGGCAATGCCAATGGGAAATGCAGTAACACCGGAAATTAAGCATTTTCCGGCGGTGGTTACCGCCGGTGAGATGCAGTACAGACCACCACCACAGCAACAGCAACAGCATCAACAACAATGGTTTGTTGATGAGAGAGATGGGTTTATGAATTGGATTCGTAGCGAATTCGCTGCTGCGAATGCTATTATTGATTGTTTGTGTCAGCATTTAGGTGTTATTGGTGAGAGTGGTGAGTATGATCATGTTGTTGGTGCAATTCAGCAGAGGAGGGTTAATTGGAATCAAGTGCTGCTTATGCAGCAGTATTTTTCGGTTAACGAGGTTGCATATGCGTTGCAGCAGGTGGCGTGGAGGCGGCAGCAGAGGTTTGTGAAGCCGGTTGTTAAGGAGTTTAGGAAGGGTAGGCAATGGCAGAGGTTTGAGGGTGGGAATGGTAAGGAAGGGAGTAATTCTAGTGTAGAAAATCATCGTCGTGGTGAAGGGAATTTTGTGGTTAAAGGGTCTCAAGTAGTTGATAAGATTGAAGAAGTTAAATCTGGTGGCAAAATTGGAAATAAGGATGCTAAGATTTTAGACACTTCTGAGGAGAAGAAAG ATGctataaaaaatcatcaatcTGATGGCCTTTTGAAGAGCTCTGGAAATTCTCAAGGATCTCTGTCAAGCACAGAATGTGCATCAAATTCTGGAG AAAATGATTCACATTCTATGCAAAATCAACAACAGAACGTGAGTGGTTCCGCCACAGGAAAAACTTTTATTAgcaatgagatgtttgatgggAAGATG GTTAATGTTGTTGAAGGACTGAAGTTGTATGAAGATTTATTTAGTAGTACTGAAGTTTCAAAACTTGGTTCATTGGTCAATGATTTAAGGGTTGCTGGAAGAAAAGGACAATTTCAAG GAAGTCCAACATATGTGGTTAACAAAAGGCCCATAAGAGGGCATGGAAGAGAGATGATTCAATTGGGTGTTCCAATTGCTGATGTGGACAATGTGACAGCGTCGTTCAAAG ATAAGAATGTGGAATCTATGCCTTCCTTGTTTCAAGATATCATTGAGCGCATGGCTGCCTCACAAGTCATGTCTGTTAAGCCTGATGCTTGCATTGTGGATTTCTATAATGAG GGTGACCACTCAACGCCAAACATTTGGCCGTCTTCATTTGGAAGGCCTGTTTATACGCTTTTCCTGACTGAATGTGACATGACTTTTGGGAGAACATTTGTCTCAGAGCACTTTGGGGATTATAAAAGCAATGTCAAGCTTTCTCTTGGACCTGG GTCCCTTCTAGTGATGCAAGGGAAATCAGCTGATTTTGCTAAACATGCTATTCCTTCTATTCACAAACAACGCATTCTTGTTACTTTTGCAAAGTCTCAACCAAAAAAGTCTCTGCCAATTGATGCTCAAGGTCTTGCTTCGTCAGCAACTTCACATTGGTCAGCCGCACCAAACAGATCTCCGAATCATATCAGTCATCGTCCGTTAGCTCCCAAGCATTATTCTGCTGTTCAAGTAACCGGGGTGCTGCCGGCTCCATCCCTACATGTTGCTCCTAATAGCATGCAGCCATTGTTTGTGCCGGCGCCAGTTGCAACTCCCATACAGTTTGCTACACCTGTGCCAATCCCGGCTGGCTCTACAGGATGGACTGTGGCTCCTCCAAGGCATCCTCCTCCTCGAGTCGTTGTTCCCGGCACAGGAGTATTCCTTCCGCCTGGTTCTGCTAATTCATCTCAGCACTCGCAAGGTACCTTCACTGAAGTGAACTTGGGTGTTGGAATTCCAACTCCGACGATAAAGGAAAATGGGAAATCTAATCATAGCAATACTAATGGTTCACCAAAAGGTAAAATGAATGGAAATATTGAAAGGCAAGAATGCAATGGTAATGCAGGCGCAACTGAAGTTGAACAGGCTATAGAGGAAAAAGGTGAAAGCAATGCAGAAACTGTTGCAAGCCAATGA
- the LOC112418226 gene encoding uncharacterized protein has product MGLSEEQLQPFNGTLSGFTGERVHVRGYVTLKTVFGTGDQQKSIKVRYLVINSPSSYNVIIGRPSINLLDAFVSTKHLLMKYPLDNGRVGMVHGDQKVARECYHASLRLKKRKEFEVQVIDLDPREDFPQERIEPIEEVKDVVIGPLPHQITKIGTSLSGSEEEILVQLLRENVDLFAWAPSDMPGIDIGVACHHLAVRTSVKPVVQRKRKMGEEKRKAVDEEVKKLQEAHFICEIKYPTWLANTVLVKKASGKWRMCVDYTDLNMACPKDPYPLPSIDHLIDNASGYKTLSFMDAYSGYNQIKMDPLDAPKTAFMTNQKNYHYRVMSFGL; this is encoded by the coding sequence ATGGGTTTAAGTGAGGAACAGCTCCAGCCGTTTAATGGAACCCTCTCAGGCTTTACGGGCGAAAGAGTTCACGTACGGGGATACGTCACTTTAAAAACAGTTTTTGGCACTGGAGAccaacaaaaatcaattaaggTAAGGTACTTGGTAATAAACTCGCCCAGCTCCTACAATGTGATCATTGGTCGTCCCTCTATCAACCTTCTGGACGCCTTCGTATCCACAAAACATTTGTTGATGAAGTATCCGCTCGACAACGGGCGAGTAGGAATGGTGCATGGCGACCAAAAGGTAGCACGCGAATGTTATCACGCCAGCCTCAGACTTAAAAAGCGCAAGGAGTTCGAAGTCCAGGTTATTGACCTCGATCCCCGTGAGGATTTTCCCCAAGAAAGGATAGAACCTATCGAAGAAGTAAAAGATGTTGTTATTGGTCCTTTGCCTCACCAAATCACAAAGATTGGGACATCCCTTAGTGGGTCAGAGGAAGAAATCCTGGTTCAGCTTTTAAGAGAAAATGTTGATTTGTTCGCTTGGGCGCCTTCGGACATGCCCGGAATAGATATTGGGGTGGCCTGTCATCATCTGGCGGTCAGGACATCTGTCAAACCAGTGGTTCAAAGGAAACGCAAGatgggagaagaaaaaagaaaggcaGTGGATGAAGAGGTCAAAAAGTTACAGGAAGCACACTTCATTTGTGAGATAAAATATCCCACCTGGCTCGCCAACACTGTCCTCGTGAAGAAAGCATCAGGAAAGTGGAGAATGTGTGTCGATTATACGGACCTTAATATGGCTTGTCCAAAGGATCCGTATCCTCTCCCAAGCATTGATCACCTGATAGATAACGCGTCCGGCTATAAAACCCTGAGTTTCATGGATGCATATTCTGGTTACAATCAGATTAAAATGGACCCGTTAGATGCTCCCAAAACCGCCTTCATGACTAATCAGAAAAACTATCACTACCGGGTTATGTCTTTTGGTCTATGA
- the LOC25482619 gene encoding RNA demethylase ALKBH10B isoform X2, whose protein sequence is MAMPMGNAVMPEIKYFPVVFTGGEVQQQWFVDERDGFMNWLRSEFAAANAIIDCLCQHLGVAGESGEYDHVVGAIQQRRINWNQVLLMQQYYSVNEVEYALQQVAWRKQQRFVKPVVKEFRKVKQWQRFEASNVKEGSNSSVEMHSNKANSTVKETRVVDKIEEIKCEGMVGTKDDKISDIAEDKKENESNSMQNENQTKNDSKMGKTFISNEIFDGKKENVVDGLKLYEHLLDSTEVSELVSLVNDLRVSGRRGQFQGSQTYVASRRPVGGHGREMIQLGVPIADAPPDMDNLTTSTKEKNIESIPSLLQDIIERMTASQVMTVKPDASIVDFYNEGDYSMPNSWPSWFGRPVYTLFLTECDITFGRTIVSRHHPGDYRGSLKLSLIPGSIIVMQGNAADCAKHAIPSIHKQRILITFAKSQPKQSLPIDAQRLGSPATSYSLAAPIRTTNHISHHQHQLAPKHYSAVEITGVPPAPSLRTPPNSTQPLFVPVPVAFPMQCSTPVPIQPGSTGWSVSPPRHPPPRILVSGTGVFLPPPGSANSSQHLQGTVTPTTIKQNGKSNHNNTNGSSKGKMDGNMQMQECSGNADGTKVEKVIEEEGKNNGEIVSSH, encoded by the exons ATGGCAATGCCAATGGGAAATGCAGTAATGCCGGAGATAAAGTATTTTCCGGTAGTGTTTACTGGCGGTGAAGTGCAGCAACAATGGTTTGTGGATGAGAGAGATGGGTTTATGAATTGGCTTCGCAGCGAATTTGCAGCTGCGAATGCGATTATAGATTGTTTGTGTCAGCATTTAGGTGTTGCTGGTGAGAGTGGTGAGTATGATCATGTTGTTGGTGCAATTCAGCAGAGGAGAATTAATTGGAATCAAGTGCTTCTTATGCAGCAGTACTATTCGGTTAATGAGGTGGAGTATGCGTTACAGCAGGTGGCGTGGCGGAAGCAGCAGAGGTTTGTGAAGCCGGTTGTTAAGGAGTTTAGGAAGGTTAAGCAATGGCAGAGGTTTGAGGCTTCCAATGTTAAGGAAGGTAGTAATTCTAGTGTTGAAATGCATAGTAACAAAGCGAATTCAACGGTTAAAGAGACTCGAGTTGTTGACAAGATCGAAGAAATTAAATGTGAGGGCATGGTTGGAACCAAGGATGATAAGATTTCAGACATTGCCGAGGACAAGAAAG AAAATGAATCAAATTCTAtgcaaaatgaaaatcaaacgaAGAATGATTCTAAAATGGGAAAAACTTTTATAAGCAACGAGATATTTGATGGAAAGAAG GAGAATGTGGTTGATGGACTAAAGTTGTATGAACATTTACTTGATAGTACTGAAGTTTCAGAACTAGTTTCATTGGTCAATGATCTGAGGGTTTCTGGAAGAAGAGGACAATTTCAAG GAAGTCAAACATATGTAGCCTCTAGAAGGCCCGTGGGAGGGCATGGAAGGGAGATGATTCAGTTGGGTGTTCCAATTGCTGATGCTCCACCAGATATGGACAATTTGACAACATCGACCAAAG AAAAGAATATAGAATCTATACCATCCTTGCTTCAAGATATTATTGAGCGCATGACAGCCTCGCAAGTGATGACTGTGAAGCCTGATGCTAGCATTGTAGATTTCTATAACGAG GGTGATTACTCAATGCCAAACAGTTGGCCGTCTTGGTTTGGAAGGCCTGTTTATACGTTATTTCTGACTGAATGTGACATAACTTTTGGGAGAACAATTGTCTCACGCCACCACCCTGGGGATTATAGGGGCTCTCTCAAGCTTTCTCTCATACCTGG GTCCATTATAGTGATGCAAGGAAATGCAGCTGATTGTGCTAAACATGCTATTCCTTCTATTCATAAACAACGCATACTTATTACTTTCGCAAAGTCTCAGCCAAAACAGTCCCTGCCAATTGATGCTCAACGCCTTGGTTCGCCCGCGACATCATATTCGTTAGCTGCACCGATCAGAACTACAAATCATATCAGTCACCATCAGCATCAGTTAGCCCCCAAGCATTATTCTGCTGTTGAAATAACCGGGGTTCCGCCTGCTCCCTCCCTCCGCACACCTCCAAACAGCACGCAGCCATTGTTTGTGCCAGTGCCAGTCGCATTTCCCATGCAATGTTCTACACCTGTGCCGATTCAGCCTGGTTCTACAGGATGGTCCGTCTCTCCTCCAAGGCACCCTCCTCCCCGTATCCTCGTTTCCGGCACGGGAGTCTTCCTCCCTCCACCTGGTTCAGCTAATTCATCTCAGCACTTGCAAGGTACCGTAACTCCAACCACGATAAAACAAAATGGGAAATCAAATCACAACAATACTAATGGTTCGTCAAAAGGTAAAATGGATGGTAATATGCAAATGCAAGAATGCAGTGGAAATGCAGATGGAACTAAAGTTGAAAAAGTTATAGAGGAAGAAGGGAAAAATAATGGAGAAATTGTTTCAAGCCACTGA
- the LOC25482619 gene encoding RNA demethylase ALKBH10B isoform X1, translating to MAMPMGNAVMPEIKYFPVVFTGGEVQQQWFVDERDGFMNWLRSEFAAANAIIDCLCQHLGVAGESGEYDHVVGAIQQRRINWNQVLLMQQYYSVNEVEYALQQVAWRKQQRFVKPVVKEFRKVKQWQRFEASNVKEGSNSSVEMHSNKANSTVKETRVVDKIEEIKCEGMVGTKDDKISDIAEDKKDSITNHQTDGILKKSGNPHGSLSSSECEAVCLNEGIASSPRENESNSMQNENQTKNDSKMGKTFISNEIFDGKKENVVDGLKLYEHLLDSTEVSELVSLVNDLRVSGRRGQFQGSQTYVASRRPVGGHGREMIQLGVPIADAPPDMDNLTTSTKEKNIESIPSLLQDIIERMTASQVMTVKPDASIVDFYNEGDYSMPNSWPSWFGRPVYTLFLTECDITFGRTIVSRHHPGDYRGSLKLSLIPGSIIVMQGNAADCAKHAIPSIHKQRILITFAKSQPKQSLPIDAQRLGSPATSYSLAAPIRTTNHISHHQHQLAPKHYSAVEITGVPPAPSLRTPPNSTQPLFVPVPVAFPMQCSTPVPIQPGSTGWSVSPPRHPPPRILVSGTGVFLPPPGSANSSQHLQGTVTPTTIKQNGKSNHNNTNGSSKGKMDGNMQMQECSGNADGTKVEKVIEEEGKNNGEIVSSH from the exons ATGGCAATGCCAATGGGAAATGCAGTAATGCCGGAGATAAAGTATTTTCCGGTAGTGTTTACTGGCGGTGAAGTGCAGCAACAATGGTTTGTGGATGAGAGAGATGGGTTTATGAATTGGCTTCGCAGCGAATTTGCAGCTGCGAATGCGATTATAGATTGTTTGTGTCAGCATTTAGGTGTTGCTGGTGAGAGTGGTGAGTATGATCATGTTGTTGGTGCAATTCAGCAGAGGAGAATTAATTGGAATCAAGTGCTTCTTATGCAGCAGTACTATTCGGTTAATGAGGTGGAGTATGCGTTACAGCAGGTGGCGTGGCGGAAGCAGCAGAGGTTTGTGAAGCCGGTTGTTAAGGAGTTTAGGAAGGTTAAGCAATGGCAGAGGTTTGAGGCTTCCAATGTTAAGGAAGGTAGTAATTCTAGTGTTGAAATGCATAGTAACAAAGCGAATTCAACGGTTAAAGAGACTCGAGTTGTTGACAAGATCGAAGAAATTAAATGTGAGGGCATGGTTGGAACCAAGGATGATAAGATTTCAGACATTGCCGAGGACAAGAAAG ATAGTATAACAAATCATCAAACCGATGGTATTTTGAAGAAATCTGGCAATCCTCATGGATCTCTTTCCAGTTCAGAATGTGAAGCTGTGTGTTTAAATGAAGGAATTGCATCAAGCCCTCGAG AAAATGAATCAAATTCTAtgcaaaatgaaaatcaaacgaAGAATGATTCTAAAATGGGAAAAACTTTTATAAGCAACGAGATATTTGATGGAAAGAAG GAGAATGTGGTTGATGGACTAAAGTTGTATGAACATTTACTTGATAGTACTGAAGTTTCAGAACTAGTTTCATTGGTCAATGATCTGAGGGTTTCTGGAAGAAGAGGACAATTTCAAG GAAGTCAAACATATGTAGCCTCTAGAAGGCCCGTGGGAGGGCATGGAAGGGAGATGATTCAGTTGGGTGTTCCAATTGCTGATGCTCCACCAGATATGGACAATTTGACAACATCGACCAAAG AAAAGAATATAGAATCTATACCATCCTTGCTTCAAGATATTATTGAGCGCATGACAGCCTCGCAAGTGATGACTGTGAAGCCTGATGCTAGCATTGTAGATTTCTATAACGAG GGTGATTACTCAATGCCAAACAGTTGGCCGTCTTGGTTTGGAAGGCCTGTTTATACGTTATTTCTGACTGAATGTGACATAACTTTTGGGAGAACAATTGTCTCACGCCACCACCCTGGGGATTATAGGGGCTCTCTCAAGCTTTCTCTCATACCTGG GTCCATTATAGTGATGCAAGGAAATGCAGCTGATTGTGCTAAACATGCTATTCCTTCTATTCATAAACAACGCATACTTATTACTTTCGCAAAGTCTCAGCCAAAACAGTCCCTGCCAATTGATGCTCAACGCCTTGGTTCGCCCGCGACATCATATTCGTTAGCTGCACCGATCAGAACTACAAATCATATCAGTCACCATCAGCATCAGTTAGCCCCCAAGCATTATTCTGCTGTTGAAATAACCGGGGTTCCGCCTGCTCCCTCCCTCCGCACACCTCCAAACAGCACGCAGCCATTGTTTGTGCCAGTGCCAGTCGCATTTCCCATGCAATGTTCTACACCTGTGCCGATTCAGCCTGGTTCTACAGGATGGTCCGTCTCTCCTCCAAGGCACCCTCCTCCCCGTATCCTCGTTTCCGGCACGGGAGTCTTCCTCCCTCCACCTGGTTCAGCTAATTCATCTCAGCACTTGCAAGGTACCGTAACTCCAACCACGATAAAACAAAATGGGAAATCAAATCACAACAATACTAATGGTTCGTCAAAAGGTAAAATGGATGGTAATATGCAAATGCAAGAATGCAGTGGAAATGCAGATGGAACTAAAGTTGAAAAAGTTATAGAGGAAGAAGGGAAAAATAATGGAGAAATTGTTTCAAGCCACTGA